A window of Panicum virgatum strain AP13 chromosome 8K, P.virgatum_v5, whole genome shotgun sequence contains these coding sequences:
- the LOC120645567 gene encoding uncharacterized protein LOC120645567 — MHALLEKFDLTPPELLQDDNIELAEVFRWLRAYMAMADSGSHFFGNLSEAVVAHTLSAAVCGLLPAKAGSFGATTEIQLRTLHDKTFQWPSLESMRPEALPVLSKNIMKNFVETFFQERGCGLVSLEATRLKEHLQAKAETFAREVLGNAKAGNLTGARVENCGGSGGGHGGDDSDDQRTGEV, encoded by the exons ATGCATGCGCTGCTGGAGAAGTTTGACCTGACACCCCCCGAGCTTTTGCAGGACGACAACATTGAGTTGGCTGAAGTGTTTCGCTGGCTTCGCGCCTACATGGCCATGGCGGACTCCGGCAGCCACTTCTTCGGCAACCTGAGCGAGGCCGTTGTTGCTCACACCCTGAGCGCTGCTGTTTGCGGCCTTTTGCCAGCGAAAGCGGGCAGCTTCGGTGCTACAACGGAGATTCAGCTTCGGACTCTTCACGACAAGACCTTTCAGTGGCCTTCCCTCGAATCGATGCGGCCTGAAGCTCTGCCTGTACTCTCAAAAAATATCATGAAGAACTTTGTGGAAACCTTCTTCCAAGAGAGGGGTTGCGGCCTAGTTAGCCTGGAAGCGACTCGCCTGAAGGAACAT CTACAAGCCAAAGCTGAGACCTTCGCTCGTGAGGTTCTCGGGAATGCTAAAGCGGGCAACTTGACCGGCGCTAGAGTTGAAAACTGCGGCGGGTCTGGCGGAGGCCATGGTGGAGATGACAGTGATGACCAACGGACAGGAGAGGTGTGA